A stretch of the Ischnura elegans chromosome 5, ioIscEleg1.1, whole genome shotgun sequence genome encodes the following:
- the LOC124159157 gene encoding nibrin isoform X1 produces the protein MWYLVCEGKGRSYRLTPDKDEFQVSRTAGDIILSGDQSVSRKHAVLAFESDPMGAKIVTIKDLASKYGTYINGFKLDPSKSQILSDGNVITFGCQWNVWRFHSKPLVVTSSNMPNEAKAKLRHILSELGGVVVGDWQESCSHLTMAEILLTAKVVCALASGIPIVTPEYWEKFKEAIDGGKAPPSYEGFIPPLKESILNRNKVSFAINEKRKTLFSGKTFVFSSEKQLKKYKTIVMTAGGDCESLAFTKKRVEDLSSFDMVVMQHVSNSDSQPPPLYDAVLKVMRGKGLKPIPESEIGLAILMCSLETYCNMQYNVVGSVLEGGVMMSQVKRAEVLAEDSQMSVIDSVSIKTEEPDVITYKETIASTPPVPIRESSSLSSNGSFKQWQNHQETLPCSFGKSNSMDKNSVDGNSSPSSAPGPSRKRPPSIEIGEPPPKRCPTDVAPKGVNEVLGPNKDVGRSKDLPNQEKISSTSNDRRGIENSSTSKRKLQETDNGFMNDPPLKKSLKEKHGSSFLPEIEEDPVALAGDFAALMADDDIGERRASNGGFSNGAREPLILSGIMKTAPSTSRGSNSLVVEEEEKNWEKDAEQGVRAIVDAGWGNGLKGKMGRKLVDEGHGMCVKYSKLLIRDRPTQNEVETSHDSSVVNFKRFRKGRPPVTSAALPFIIGESDLVRR, from the exons ATGTGGTATTTGGTGTGTGAAGGCAAAG GCCGATCCTATCGGTTGACGCCGGATAAGGACGAGTTCCAAGTAAGCAGGACAGCCGGTGATATTATCCTTTCTGGTGACCAGTCAGTCAGTCGTAAACATGCCGTACTCGCATTCGAATCGGATCCT ATGGGAGCGAAAATAGTTACTATAAAAGACTTGGCTTCTAAGTATGGAACTTACATAAATGGATTCAAGCTAGATCCCAGTAAGTCTCAAATTCTTTCAGATGGGAATGTTATCACTTTTGGATGCCAGTGGAATGTGTGGAG ATTCCATTCAAAGCCATTGGTGGTCACATCTTCAAATATGCCTAATGAAGCAAAAGCAAAATTGAGGCATATTTTGTCAGAGCTAGGTGGCGTGGTGGTGGGTGATTGGCAGGAGTCATGCTCGCACCTCACCATGGCTGAAATACTCCTCACTGCTAAG GTGGTGTGTGCTCTTGCATCAGGCATTCCAATTGTAACTCCAGAATATTGGGAAAAGTTTAAAGAAGCCATTGATGGAGGAAAGGCTCCTCCTAGCTATGAAGGATTCATTCCTCCTCTGAAAGAATCCATTTTGAATAGAAACAAAGTTTCCTTTGCCatcaatgaaaagagaaaaactcTTTTCTCTGGAAAAACATTTGTCTTTTCCTCAGAAAAGCAGTTGAAAAAATACAAGACTATTGTCATGACTGCTG GTGGAGATTGTGAGTCCCTTGCTTTTACTAAAAAGCGAGTCGAAGACCTTAGCAGCTTTGATATGGTGGTAATGCAACATGTGTCTAATAGTGACTCCCAGCCTCCTCCACTCTATGATGCTGTGTTGA aGGTGATGCGAGGAAAAGGACTGAAACCAATACCAGAATCAGAGATAGGCCTTGCCATTCTAATGTGCTCTCTAGAGACATACTGCAATATGCAGTATAATGTAGTGGGGAGTGTTCTTGAAGGAGGAGTCATGATGAGTCAGGTGAAGCGGGCTGAAGTTTTGGCGGAAGATTCCCAGATGTCTGTCATAGATTCTGTGTCAATTAAAACAGAAGAGCCCGATGTAATAACTTATAAGGAAACCATCGCCTCTACACCACCTGTGCCAATCAGGGAAAGCAGTTCTCTTTCTTCTAATGGTTCATTTAAGCAGTGGCAGAACCATCAGGAGACATTACCTTGTTCTTTTGGTAAATCAAATTCAATGGATAAAAATTCTGTAGATGGAAACTCATCACCAAGTTCTGCTCCTGGCCCATCAAG GAAGAGGCCTCCATCAATAGAAATCGGGGAGCCTCCTCCAAAAAGATGCCCAACAGATGTTGCCCCAAAAGGAGTGAATGAGGTTCTCGGCCCTAACAAGGACGTTGGACGTAGCAAAGATTTGCCAAATCAAGAAAAGATAAGCAGTACGAGTAATGACAGGAGAGGCATTGAAAATAGTTCAACCTCAAAGAGAAAATTACAAGAAACTGATAATGGTTTCATGAATGATCCTCCTTTAAAGAAGTCATTGAAGGAAAAACATGGATCTTCATTTTTACCTGAAATTGAAGAAGACCCCGTAGCATTAGCAGGTGACTTTGCAGCATTGATGGCGGATGATGATATCGGGGAACGTCGTGCATCAAATGGTGGATTTTCAAATGGAGCAAGGGAGCCGCTCATTCTCTCTGGCATAATGAAAACTGCACCATCGACTTCAAGGGGCAGCAATTCGTTAGTcgtggaagaggaggagaaaaattgggaaaaggaTGCTGAGCAAGGAGTGAGGGCTATTGTGGATGCTGGTTGGGGCAATGGACTTAAG GGCAAGATGGGTAGAAAACTGGTGGATGAGGGCCATGGAATGTGTGTAAAATATTCTAAACTCCTTATAAGGGATAGACCTACTCAGAATGAAGTAGAAACATCACATGATTCATCAGTTGTCAACTTTAAGAGATTTCGCAAG GGACGACCTCCTGTTACCTCTGCTGCCCTTCCATTCATCATTGGTGAAAGTGATTTGGTGCGTCGCTGA
- the LOC124159157 gene encoding nibrin isoform X2, producing the protein MPYSHSNRILFHSKPLVVTSSNMPNEAKAKLRHILSELGGVVVGDWQESCSHLTMAEILLTAKVVCALASGIPIVTPEYWEKFKEAIDGGKAPPSYEGFIPPLKESILNRNKVSFAINEKRKTLFSGKTFVFSSEKQLKKYKTIVMTAGGDCESLAFTKKRVEDLSSFDMVVMQHVSNSDSQPPPLYDAVLKVMRGKGLKPIPESEIGLAILMCSLETYCNMQYNVVGSVLEGGVMMSQVKRAEVLAEDSQMSVIDSVSIKTEEPDVITYKETIASTPPVPIRESSSLSSNGSFKQWQNHQETLPCSFGKSNSMDKNSVDGNSSPSSAPGPSRKRPPSIEIGEPPPKRCPTDVAPKGVNEVLGPNKDVGRSKDLPNQEKISSTSNDRRGIENSSTSKRKLQETDNGFMNDPPLKKSLKEKHGSSFLPEIEEDPVALAGDFAALMADDDIGERRASNGGFSNGAREPLILSGIMKTAPSTSRGSNSLVVEEEEKNWEKDAEQGVRAIVDAGWGNGLKGKMGRKLVDEGHGMCVKYSKLLIRDRPTQNEVETSHDSSVVNFKRFRKGRPPVTSAALPFIIGESDLVRR; encoded by the exons ATGCCGTACTCGCATTCGAATCGGATCCT ATTCCATTCAAAGCCATTGGTGGTCACATCTTCAAATATGCCTAATGAAGCAAAAGCAAAATTGAGGCATATTTTGTCAGAGCTAGGTGGCGTGGTGGTGGGTGATTGGCAGGAGTCATGCTCGCACCTCACCATGGCTGAAATACTCCTCACTGCTAAG GTGGTGTGTGCTCTTGCATCAGGCATTCCAATTGTAACTCCAGAATATTGGGAAAAGTTTAAAGAAGCCATTGATGGAGGAAAGGCTCCTCCTAGCTATGAAGGATTCATTCCTCCTCTGAAAGAATCCATTTTGAATAGAAACAAAGTTTCCTTTGCCatcaatgaaaagagaaaaactcTTTTCTCTGGAAAAACATTTGTCTTTTCCTCAGAAAAGCAGTTGAAAAAATACAAGACTATTGTCATGACTGCTG GTGGAGATTGTGAGTCCCTTGCTTTTACTAAAAAGCGAGTCGAAGACCTTAGCAGCTTTGATATGGTGGTAATGCAACATGTGTCTAATAGTGACTCCCAGCCTCCTCCACTCTATGATGCTGTGTTGA aGGTGATGCGAGGAAAAGGACTGAAACCAATACCAGAATCAGAGATAGGCCTTGCCATTCTAATGTGCTCTCTAGAGACATACTGCAATATGCAGTATAATGTAGTGGGGAGTGTTCTTGAAGGAGGAGTCATGATGAGTCAGGTGAAGCGGGCTGAAGTTTTGGCGGAAGATTCCCAGATGTCTGTCATAGATTCTGTGTCAATTAAAACAGAAGAGCCCGATGTAATAACTTATAAGGAAACCATCGCCTCTACACCACCTGTGCCAATCAGGGAAAGCAGTTCTCTTTCTTCTAATGGTTCATTTAAGCAGTGGCAGAACCATCAGGAGACATTACCTTGTTCTTTTGGTAAATCAAATTCAATGGATAAAAATTCTGTAGATGGAAACTCATCACCAAGTTCTGCTCCTGGCCCATCAAG GAAGAGGCCTCCATCAATAGAAATCGGGGAGCCTCCTCCAAAAAGATGCCCAACAGATGTTGCCCCAAAAGGAGTGAATGAGGTTCTCGGCCCTAACAAGGACGTTGGACGTAGCAAAGATTTGCCAAATCAAGAAAAGATAAGCAGTACGAGTAATGACAGGAGAGGCATTGAAAATAGTTCAACCTCAAAGAGAAAATTACAAGAAACTGATAATGGTTTCATGAATGATCCTCCTTTAAAGAAGTCATTGAAGGAAAAACATGGATCTTCATTTTTACCTGAAATTGAAGAAGACCCCGTAGCATTAGCAGGTGACTTTGCAGCATTGATGGCGGATGATGATATCGGGGAACGTCGTGCATCAAATGGTGGATTTTCAAATGGAGCAAGGGAGCCGCTCATTCTCTCTGGCATAATGAAAACTGCACCATCGACTTCAAGGGGCAGCAATTCGTTAGTcgtggaagaggaggagaaaaattgggaaaaggaTGCTGAGCAAGGAGTGAGGGCTATTGTGGATGCTGGTTGGGGCAATGGACTTAAG GGCAAGATGGGTAGAAAACTGGTGGATGAGGGCCATGGAATGTGTGTAAAATATTCTAAACTCCTTATAAGGGATAGACCTACTCAGAATGAAGTAGAAACATCACATGATTCATCAGTTGTCAACTTTAAGAGATTTCGCAAG GGACGACCTCCTGTTACCTCTGCTGCCCTTCCATTCATCATTGGTGAAAGTGATTTGGTGCGTCGCTGA
- the LOC124159155 gene encoding 60S ribosomal protein L14, with translation MPFKKFVETGRVAYIAYGPLSGKLCAIVDVIDQTRALVDGPCTGVPRTSVRFNELHLTKFRIKFPFCAATRVVRKAWTDAKIDEKWAESSWARKIEARKKRLSMTDFDRFKLGKARQVRNKIRTNAYFTIKKKQGARLFSTKKSAKLREALKKRTPSKKAEGKKPAAKKLEGKKPEAKKAEKK, from the exons ATG CCGTTCAAGAAATTTGTGGAAACTGGTCGGGTGGCGTATATCGCCTATGGACCTTTGTCGGGAAAGCTTTGTGCTATTGTTGACGTAATAGACCAGACAAGG GCTCTCGTTGATGGCCCATGTACAGGAGTGCCCAGGACAAGTGTGAGATTTAATGAGCTCCACCTTACGAAGTTCAGAATCAAGTTCCCATTCTGTGCTGCCACTAGAGTTGTAAGGAAGGCATGGACGGACGCTAAAATTGATGAGAAGTGGGCAGAGAGCTCGTGGGCGAGGAAAATTGAAGCCAGAAAGAAG AGGTTAAGTATGACCGACTTCGACCGCTTTAAGTTGGGAAAAGCTCGTCAGGTCCGTAATAAGATCCGCACGAATGCTTACTTCACCATCAAGAAAAAGCAAGGTGCTAGGTTATTTTCAACGAAGAAATCTGCTAAGTTGAGGGAAGCCTTGAAGAAGAGGACTCCTTCCAAGAAAGCCGAAGGCAAGAAACCGGCCGCGAAGAAGCTCGAAGGGAAAAAGCCAGAAGCAAAGAAAGCTGAGAAAAAGTAA